Proteins co-encoded in one Paracoccus aestuarii genomic window:
- a CDS encoding bile acid:sodium symporter family protein, which translates to MQIMAKAATPCIRGTTADMRKILGFIENNLLLLAVLTAALGLLVPSVGIALETGIGPLLALLMLVISLTFDAKAVQIVFRKPGRQLWAIGLVYGPMSLAGWLTGRAFFGSGPLAAGQTLVGMLPADVSAPLLVLLARGNVALAAVLNVVNTALSPFIIPFLFLWMTGIELMVPVLAVVSELVLIVVVPTVIGVWLRTRFPEGASHLDFAWPALGSVLYLLLLLAVVGPNAETILGYGWYSLVIALAALALNLIGYAVGMTARIFTKDRGELIAYLFTCSKKEFSIAAAFVAASGLPSEIAVPAAFFAVIQMITSPIAAKLLAAQEQVQAASA; encoded by the coding sequence ATGCAGATCATGGCGAAGGCTGCCACTCCATGCATCCGGGGCACGACGGCTGACATGCGGAAAATCCTTGGCTTCATTGAGAACAACCTGTTGCTTCTGGCTGTTCTCACGGCCGCTCTCGGCTTGCTGGTGCCGTCCGTCGGCATCGCGCTGGAGACCGGCATCGGCCCACTTCTCGCCCTTCTGATGCTGGTCATCAGTCTGACCTTCGACGCCAAGGCCGTGCAGATCGTGTTCCGCAAGCCGGGCCGGCAGCTCTGGGCGATCGGCCTCGTCTACGGCCCGATGTCGCTGGCAGGCTGGCTGACCGGCCGCGCCTTCTTCGGCAGCGGACCGTTGGCCGCGGGCCAGACGCTGGTGGGGATGCTTCCGGCCGATGTCTCCGCGCCGCTGCTGGTTCTGCTTGCCCGTGGCAATGTGGCTCTCGCTGCCGTGCTGAACGTGGTGAATACCGCGCTTTCGCCCTTCATCATCCCGTTCCTCTTCCTTTGGATGACCGGGATCGAGTTGATGGTGCCGGTTCTCGCCGTGGTGAGCGAGCTGGTTCTGATCGTGGTGGTGCCGACCGTGATCGGTGTCTGGTTGCGGACACGCTTTCCGGAAGGCGCATCGCACTTGGACTTTGCTTGGCCTGCACTCGGCTCGGTCCTTTATCTTCTGCTTCTGCTGGCGGTCGTCGGGCCGAACGCCGAAACCATTCTCGGCTACGGCTGGTATTCGCTCGTGATCGCACTGGCGGCCCTTGCCCTGAACCTGATCGGCTACGCCGTCGGCATGACAGCCAGGATCTTCACGAAGGACCGGGGAGAGCTGATCGCCTACCTGTTCACCTGCAGCAAGAAGGAATTCAGCATCGCCGCGGCCTTCGTTGCAGCCTCCGGCCTGCCTTCCGAGATCGCCGTGCCGGCCGCGTTCTTCGCCGTGATCCAGATGATCACGTCACCGATCGCAGCGAAGCTCCTTGCGGCGCAAGAGCAAGTGCAGGCGGCGTCTGCATGA
- a CDS encoding heavy metal translocating P-type ATPase produces MAAETAERREWTVTGMDCAACTTKVVRAVERLPGVSDVKVALMTERLSLNLVPGSSEPKAIEGTVRKLGFGIAPKGQQAPRKKAFVLPDEGPVPRAEDGAADDPDLRAPARDATPALQDKAWHQTAKGRLVILTGALLAIAWLIELLTSVEVGYWAFVAACLIGVAPVAKRANEALRMGQPFTIEGLMTIAAGGALLIGAAEEAALVVFLFAVGEVLEGVAAGKARQGIRALANLVPKTALLEVAGRTRAIPADSLQIGQTVLVRPGDRIPADGKIIDGTSGVDESPVTGESVPATRTVCDPVFAGSINTEAALRVRVTREPSDNTIARIIRLVEEAEEARAPTERFIDRFSRIYMPAIVALSALVIVVPPLAFGQDWTTWIYRGLALLLIGCPCALVISVPASIASALSAGSKRGLLMKGGSVIEAAAKVTHVAFDKTGTLTLGVPVVTDLLPAPGVNEAQLLAVAAGVEAGSSHPLALAILRRAEAAAVPVPEARNARALPGRGVEATVDGALAWVASPSHAADVGGMDDAALPRAVTLEDEGKTVVAVYREGRPLGLIALRDEPRGDAAEAIRQLDAMSVGATMLTGDNARTAAAIAGGLGIGFRAGMMPEDKLAAIGELNGKGSVMMIGDGINDAPALKEAQVGIAMGSGTDVALETADGAILRNRVTDVPALIRLARATMGNITQNVALALGLKAVFLVTTILGITGLWIAILADTGATVLVTLNALRLLAFNPAREA; encoded by the coding sequence ATGGCAGCGGAAACAGCAGAGCGGCGTGAATGGACGGTGACCGGCATGGACTGCGCGGCCTGCACGACGAAGGTGGTGCGGGCGGTCGAGCGGCTGCCGGGGGTCAGCGACGTCAAGGTGGCGCTGATGACGGAACGGCTGTCGCTGAATTTGGTGCCGGGCAGCAGCGAACCCAAGGCCATTGAAGGCACGGTCCGCAAGCTGGGCTTCGGGATAGCACCAAAGGGGCAGCAGGCGCCGCGCAAGAAGGCTTTTGTGCTGCCGGATGAAGGTCCGGTCCCTCGGGCAGAGGATGGCGCGGCCGATGATCCCGACTTGCGTGCTCCAGCCCGCGATGCGACACCAGCTCTGCAGGACAAGGCCTGGCACCAGACGGCGAAGGGGCGGCTTGTTATCCTGACGGGTGCGTTGCTCGCGATCGCTTGGCTGATCGAATTGCTTACTTCTGTCGAGGTCGGATACTGGGCCTTCGTCGCGGCGTGCCTGATCGGCGTAGCGCCGGTGGCGAAACGCGCCAACGAAGCATTGCGTATGGGTCAGCCCTTCACGATTGAGGGTCTGATGACCATCGCTGCCGGGGGCGCGCTGCTGATCGGTGCGGCCGAGGAAGCGGCCTTGGTCGTCTTCCTCTTCGCCGTGGGAGAGGTGCTTGAGGGTGTCGCGGCGGGGAAGGCCCGGCAGGGCATCCGGGCTTTGGCTAATCTGGTGCCGAAGACTGCGCTCTTGGAGGTGGCCGGTCGCACACGGGCCATTCCCGCCGACAGCCTGCAGATCGGGCAGACCGTGCTTGTCCGCCCCGGCGACCGTATTCCTGCGGATGGCAAAATCATCGACGGCACCAGCGGCGTCGATGAAAGCCCGGTGACCGGTGAAAGCGTGCCGGCGACCCGAACCGTTTGCGATCCAGTCTTCGCCGGCTCAATCAATACCGAGGCCGCCTTGCGTGTCCGCGTCACCCGCGAACCGAGCGACAACACCATCGCCCGCATCATCCGCCTGGTCGAAGAGGCCGAGGAGGCTCGTGCGCCCACCGAGCGCTTCATCGACCGCTTCTCGCGCATCTACATGCCGGCCATCGTCGCGCTGTCGGCCTTGGTGATCGTGGTGCCGCCGCTCGCTTTCGGACAGGACTGGACCACTTGGATCTATCGCGGCCTGGCGCTGCTGCTGATCGGCTGCCCCTGTGCGCTGGTGATCTCGGTTCCGGCCTCCATCGCCTCGGCACTGTCGGCAGGCTCGAAGCGGGGGCTGCTGATGAAGGGCGGTTCCGTCATCGAGGCGGCAGCGAAGGTTACGCATGTGGCTTTCGACAAGACCGGCACCCTGACGCTTGGCGTTCCGGTGGTCACCGACCTGCTTCCCGCCCCGGGCGTGAACGAGGCTCAGTTGCTGGCAGTCGCCGCCGGCGTGGAAGCCGGCTCAAGCCACCCTCTGGCGCTGGCGATCCTGCGACGCGCAGAAGCTGCCGCCGTGCCGGTGCCGGAGGCGCGCAATGCCCGGGCGCTGCCCGGACGTGGTGTTGAAGCCACCGTGGACGGGGCGCTGGCCTGGGTTGCCTCACCCTCTCATGCCGCCGATGTCGGTGGGATGGATGACGCGGCCCTGCCTCGGGCAGTCACGCTGGAGGACGAGGGCAAGACGGTTGTCGCCGTCTATCGTGAGGGCCGGCCCCTGGGGCTGATCGCCCTGCGGGACGAGCCGCGGGGTGATGCGGCCGAGGCCATCCGGCAACTGGACGCCATGAGTGTGGGCGCGACCATGCTGACCGGCGACAACGCCCGCACCGCGGCCGCCATCGCGGGAGGGCTTGGGATCGGCTTCCGGGCCGGGATGATGCCCGAGGACAAGCTGGCCGCGATCGGTGAGCTGAACGGCAAGGGCAGCGTGATGATGATCGGTGACGGCATCAATGACGCCCCTGCCTTGAAAGAGGCCCAAGTTGGCATCGCAATGGGATCAGGCACGGATGTCGCGCTGGAGACTGCCGACGGGGCGATCCTGCGCAACCGCGTAACCGACGTCCCCGCGCTGATCCGGCTGGCCCGGGCGACAATGGGCAACATCACGCAGAACGTGGCGCTGGCGCTCGGACTGAAGGCGGTGTTCCTCGTGACGACGATCCTTGGCATCACCGGCCTCTGGATCGCCATTCTGGCCGATACCGGCGCGACCGTCCTGGTCACGCTGAACGCCCTGCGGCTGCTGGCCTTCAACCCTGCCCGGGAGGCTTGA
- a CDS encoding IS91 family transposase — protein MPRPKLEIADIFRVHGSAWRQANAGHGSLSQLMVMSAIDACRTEALGGHVAACDKCSHQHIAYNSCKNRHCPKCQGPAARDWMAARAQDLLPVEYFHVVFTLPAQIAQIAFWNKKTVYDLLFRASAETVMTIAADPKRLGAKVGITAVLHTWGSALTHHPHIHMIVPGGGLSPDGTRWVVCKPGFFVHVQVLSRLFRCLFIEGLHALHRSEELAFFGDLAELADITALSAWLAPFRKTEWVVYAKPPFGGPEAVLAYLSRYNHRVAISNSRLVSADARTIAFRWKDYRTRKGDRQKIMRLATDEFIRRFLIHVLPDGFHRIRHYGLLASATRKASIAKIRSLLGEAQAEPAPQVAAEVIPHTLREPCPCCGGPMRIIEIFRRGHKPQSRAPPREQAA, from the coding sequence GTGCCCCGGCCCAAGCTGGAGATCGCTGACATCTTCCGCGTCCATGGGTCTGCGTGGCGGCAGGCCAATGCGGGTCATGGCAGCCTGAGCCAGCTCATGGTGATGTCGGCGATCGATGCCTGCCGGACCGAGGCGCTCGGCGGGCACGTGGCGGCATGTGACAAGTGCAGCCACCAGCACATCGCCTACAACTCCTGCAAGAACCGGCACTGCCCCAAGTGCCAGGGTCCGGCGGCGCGTGACTGGATGGCAGCGCGCGCTCAGGATTTGCTACCCGTCGAGTATTTCCACGTGGTCTTCACCCTGCCGGCCCAGATCGCGCAGATCGCGTTCTGGAACAAGAAGACGGTTTATGACCTGCTGTTCCGCGCCTCGGCCGAGACGGTGATGACCATCGCCGCCGATCCCAAGCGTCTTGGCGCAAAGGTCGGCATCACGGCCGTGCTGCATACCTGGGGCTCGGCGCTGACCCATCATCCCCATATCCACATGATCGTCCCGGGCGGCGGCCTGTCGCCGGACGGCACCAGGTGGGTCGTCTGCAAGCCCGGCTTCTTTGTCCACGTGCAAGTGCTGTCGCGGTTGTTCCGGTGCCTGTTCATCGAGGGGCTTCATGCGTTGCACCGCAGCGAAGAGCTTGCCTTCTTCGGCGATCTGGCGGAGCTTGCAGACATCACCGCCCTCAGCGCCTGGCTTGCTCCGTTCCGCAAAACCGAATGGGTGGTCTACGCCAAACCACCTTTTGGTGGACCCGAAGCAGTGCTGGCTTATCTGAGCCGCTATAACCACCGTGTGGCCATCTCGAACAGCCGACTGGTCAGCGCCGATGCGAGGACCATTGCCTTCCGCTGGAAGGATTACCGCACCCGAAAGGGCGACCGCCAGAAGATCATGCGGCTGGCTACCGACGAGTTCATCCGCCGTTTCCTGATCCACGTCCTACCTGACGGATTCCACCGCATCCGGCATTACGGCCTGCTCGCCAGCGCCACCCGAAAGGCCAGCATCGCAAAGATCCGAAGCCTGCTTGGGGAGGCGCAAGCCGAGCCAGCACCTCAAGTTGCCGCTGAGGTCATCCCCCATACCCTGCGTGAACCATGCCCCTGCTGCGGTGGCCCGATGCGGATCATCGAGATCTTCCGGCGCGGGCACAAACCGCAATCACGGGCACCGCCACGCGAGCAGGCAGCATGA
- the lspA gene encoding signal peptidase II — protein MKAALTIFGIAATALVDQATKAVVLSLISPGQVLPVLPGLDLALSFNEGASFGMMSNLMEGRPLLMAALTSALALIFAVMAFRSDNRFERTGLALIVGGALGNIIDRLRQGAVTDFLSLYWRDWHWPTFNGADIAITLGALIILIAMFTTGRKEPLLDRN, from the coding sequence TTGAAGGCTGCTCTGACCATTTTCGGAATCGCAGCCACGGCGCTGGTAGATCAGGCCACGAAGGCCGTGGTGCTGTCACTAATCTCTCCAGGTCAGGTCCTGCCGGTTCTACCGGGCCTCGATCTTGCGCTCAGCTTTAACGAAGGCGCCAGCTTCGGCATGATGTCGAACCTCATGGAGGGCAGGCCCTTGCTCATGGCGGCGCTGACGAGCGCACTTGCCCTGATCTTTGCCGTTATGGCGTTTCGCAGCGACAATCGCTTTGAGCGCACCGGCCTTGCCCTGATCGTGGGCGGCGCCCTTGGCAACATCATCGACCGGTTGCGGCAGGGTGCCGTGACTGACTTCCTGAGCCTCTACTGGCGTGACTGGCATTGGCCCACCTTCAATGGGGCCGATATCGCGATCACGCTCGGCGCGCTGATCATTCTCATCGCCATGTTTACCACAGGCCGCAAGGAGCCGCTTCTTGAC
- a CDS encoding GmrSD restriction endonuclease domain-containing protein encodes MTLFTTTNYPISSLIEDIDLGKIGLPELQRPFVWPNVNVRNLFDSLYRGYPAGFLLFWDTGADGVLKAIGTKKDRLPPKMAIVDGQQRLTSLYAVIKGSEVIRADFSKSPIRIAFNPLTERFDVPDATTAKDKAYIPDISVLWHKETKLLAFTRVFLKELAATRELSQEEAERIEEAIGRLFNLPHYQFTALTLSPTVGAETIAEVFVRINGSGKKLNQSDFIMTLMSVFWDEGRADLESFALNATKPADGRASPYNHFIKPSPDQMLRVTVGLSLKRARLEAVYNALRGRDPKTGLDSPEKREDQFSRMQVGQKTALNLANWHHFLSALTLAGYRGEKMVSSQTAIMYSYVLYLIGIDDFAVPRDVMRQVIGEFFFMAALTGRYSYGPEGRFDSDLAMVRDLETAGDYVAKLREMMGLALTDDYWTINLPSQLATSASQSPSLFAYNAALIRLDAVALYSPFKIAALVDPAIRGSKAVLERHHLFPRAYLEEIGQKDIKQINQIANFAAVEWPQNIKIGKQPPRDYVPVLDAALSAERREQMYFWHALPPLWWEMDYQTFLVERRLRMARVIRSAWNDLTGKLQAVAPSPIDVTELIAAGEGDAIEFKSTLRTNLHTGQHDDKMQLAVLKTIVGFLNAKGGTLLIGVSDSGEVLGLEADGFPNEDKMGLHLVNLMKDRVGEVFMPYVHYHFEDEEGGRVLAVRCDKGPKAAFVKDGSMQRFYVRGGASTQELQGGSVPEYCKQRFG; translated from the coding sequence TTGACGCTTTTCACCACCACCAATTACCCAATCTCCTCGCTGATCGAGGATATCGACCTAGGCAAGATCGGGCTGCCGGAACTGCAGCGACCATTTGTCTGGCCCAACGTCAATGTCCGCAACTTGTTCGACTCGCTATATCGGGGTTATCCCGCCGGCTTCTTGCTGTTCTGGGACACGGGTGCAGATGGCGTGCTCAAAGCAATTGGCACAAAGAAAGACCGGCTGCCTCCGAAGATGGCGATCGTGGACGGCCAACAGCGGCTTACCTCGCTCTACGCAGTAATCAAAGGCTCCGAGGTCATCCGTGCTGACTTCTCGAAGAGTCCGATCCGGATCGCCTTCAATCCGCTGACGGAACGTTTTGACGTCCCCGACGCGACCACCGCCAAGGACAAGGCCTATATCCCGGACATCTCGGTGTTGTGGCACAAGGAGACAAAGCTTCTTGCCTTTACCAGGGTCTTCCTGAAGGAACTCGCGGCAACGCGTGAGTTGAGCCAAGAGGAAGCGGAGCGCATCGAGGAAGCCATCGGTCGGCTGTTCAATCTGCCGCACTATCAATTCACTGCGCTCACATTATCGCCCACCGTTGGCGCCGAAACGATTGCCGAGGTCTTCGTGCGCATCAACGGTTCGGGCAAGAAGCTCAACCAGTCCGATTTCATCATGACGCTGATGTCGGTGTTCTGGGACGAGGGGCGCGCCGATCTGGAGAGCTTCGCGTTGAACGCCACGAAGCCTGCCGACGGTCGGGCCTCGCCCTATAATCATTTCATCAAGCCCTCGCCCGATCAGATGCTTCGCGTCACGGTGGGCCTGTCATTAAAACGAGCACGGCTGGAGGCGGTCTACAATGCGCTGCGCGGCCGCGACCCGAAAACAGGCTTGGACAGCCCGGAAAAGCGCGAGGATCAGTTCTCCAGGATGCAGGTGGGGCAGAAGACGGCGCTCAATCTTGCGAACTGGCATCATTTCTTGTCCGCCCTGACACTGGCCGGCTATCGTGGCGAGAAGATGGTCAGTTCGCAGACCGCCATCATGTATTCCTACGTGCTCTATCTGATTGGCATCGATGATTTCGCCGTCCCGCGCGACGTGATGCGGCAGGTAATCGGTGAATTTTTCTTCATGGCAGCGCTTACAGGACGATATTCCTACGGGCCGGAAGGCCGGTTTGACTCCGACCTGGCCATGGTGCGCGATCTGGAGACGGCCGGCGATTATGTCGCGAAGCTGCGCGAGATGATGGGACTCGCGCTGACTGACGACTACTGGACGATCAACCTGCCCAGCCAACTGGCAACGTCCGCCTCACAAAGCCCCTCTCTATTCGCCTACAATGCCGCGTTGATCCGACTGGATGCGGTGGCTCTGTATAGCCCGTTCAAGATCGCGGCACTAGTCGATCCGGCAATCCGCGGGTCGAAGGCTGTCTTGGAGCGGCACCACCTTTTCCCGAGGGCATACCTTGAGGAAATCGGTCAGAAGGATATTAAGCAGATCAATCAGATCGCAAACTTTGCTGCGGTGGAGTGGCCGCAGAACATCAAGATCGGCAAGCAGCCGCCGCGTGATTATGTTCCGGTCTTGGACGCGGCGCTATCAGCCGAACGGCGCGAGCAGATGTATTTCTGGCACGCCTTGCCGCCCTTGTGGTGGGAAATGGACTATCAGACCTTCCTGGTAGAACGCCGATTGCGGATGGCAAGGGTCATTCGAAGCGCCTGGAACGATCTGACAGGCAAGCTCCAAGCGGTTGCCCCCTCACCGATCGACGTGACAGAACTGATCGCCGCCGGTGAAGGGGACGCAATCGAGTTCAAGTCGACCCTGCGCACTAATCTTCACACCGGGCAGCATGATGACAAGATGCAGCTCGCGGTTCTGAAGACTATTGTGGGCTTCCTAAACGCTAAGGGTGGCACCCTGCTGATCGGGGTGTCAGACAGCGGCGAAGTTTTGGGATTGGAAGCCGATGGCTTTCCGAATGAGGACAAGATGGGCCTGCATCTCGTCAACTTGATGAAGGATCGCGTGGGAGAGGTGTTCATGCCGTATGTGCATTACCACTTCGAAGATGAGGAAGGGGGCCGCGTTTTGGCCGTCCGTTGCGACAAGGGGCCGAAGGCCGCCTTCGTCAAGGACGGAAGCATGCAGCGGTTCTACGTCCGTGGAGGAGCCTCGACGCAGGAGCTTCAAGGAGGTTCGGTTCCGGAATACTGCAAACAGCGTTTTGGCTGA
- the tnpB gene encoding IS66 family insertion sequence element accessory protein TnpB (TnpB, as the term is used for proteins encoded by IS66 family insertion elements, is considered an accessory protein, since TnpC, encoded by a neighboring gene, is a DDE family transposase.), protein MIPVPANTRVWLAAGVTDMRKGFTALAAQAEAVLKQDPFAGHLFVFRGRRGDLVKVIWWDGQGACMFLKRLEKGRFVWPSAKEGKVALTPAQLSMLLEGIDWRAPQRTWRPLAAG, encoded by the coding sequence GTGATCCCGGTTCCGGCGAACACGCGGGTCTGGCTGGCGGCCGGGGTGACCGACATGCGCAAGGGGTTCACGGCGCTGGCAGCGCAGGCCGAGGCGGTGCTGAAGCAAGACCCGTTCGCCGGGCATCTGTTCGTCTTCCGAGGCCGAAGGGGTGATCTGGTCAAGGTCATCTGGTGGGATGGCCAGGGCGCCTGCATGTTCCTGAAGCGGCTGGAGAAGGGGCGGTTCGTCTGGCCCTCGGCGAAGGAGGGGAAGGTGGCGCTGACGCCTGCGCAGTTGTCGATGCTCCTGGAGGGGATCGACTGGCGGGCGCCGCAGCGGACGTGGCGGCCCTTGGCAGCGGGATAG
- a CDS encoding methyltransferase family protein: protein MYLTAFAWGTAEAARAAGRPVWLFGRARGLERLAAFGFRLAFALALLGPLLWLAFPALHKLDPLWTEGRYQLVGAAGAVLAAAGAMLAFAAQMSMGSSWRVGVAEGATGALVSGGLYRFSRNPTFLGQFILLTGVTPAIPAVPTLLAPLLFLWSAATQIRSEERELKQALGADYSRYLATVPRWIGFHRRTSS, encoded by the coding sequence ATGTATCTGACGGCCTTTGCCTGGGGAACGGCCGAGGCCGCACGTGCCGCCGGGCGGCCAGTCTGGCTGTTTGGACGAGCGCGGGGGCTCGAGCGCCTTGCCGCATTCGGTTTTCGCCTTGCGTTTGCGCTGGCGCTTCTTGGGCCGCTGCTATGGCTGGCCTTTCCGGCGCTGCACAAGCTGGACCCGCTTTGGACTGAAGGCCGGTATCAGCTGGTGGGGGCCGCAGGTGCTGTTCTTGCAGCAGCCGGCGCAATGCTTGCTTTTGCCGCACAGATGTCCATGGGCTCATCGTGGCGTGTCGGTGTGGCCGAGGGTGCAACAGGGGCTCTGGTTTCGGGCGGGCTTTACCGCTTCAGCCGCAATCCGACCTTTCTGGGACAGTTCATTCTGTTGACGGGAGTTACTCCTGCGATCCCGGCTGTTCCGACACTTCTTGCGCCGCTGCTTTTCCTCTGGTCTGCGGCCACGCAGATCCGCTCAGAGGAACGTGAGTTGAAGCAGGCGCTTGGCGCAGACTACAGCCGTTATCTGGCGACCGTGCCGCGCTGGATCGGCTTTCACAGGAGAACCTCAAGTTGA
- a CDS encoding MerR family transcriptional regulator: MLSIGKLSAATGVKVPTIRYYEEIGLLPEAERSAGNQRLYRKEHQERLAFVRHSRELGFPLDDIRELLSLSDRPDMSCAAADVIASRQLAAVKDRIARLQALQQELERMLARCAHGTISDCKVIEVLSNHENCIHADHGEGCHSMHPGHDG, encoded by the coding sequence ATGCTGAGCATTGGAAAACTGAGCGCGGCCACCGGCGTGAAGGTGCCGACCATCCGTTACTACGAAGAGATCGGCCTGCTGCCGGAGGCGGAACGCAGTGCGGGCAACCAGCGGCTCTACAGGAAGGAACACCAGGAAAGGCTGGCCTTCGTCCGCCATAGCCGCGAGCTGGGCTTTCCGCTCGATGACATCCGGGAGCTGCTCAGCCTGTCGGACCGACCCGACATGTCCTGTGCGGCAGCCGATGTCATCGCCAGCCGTCAGCTCGCAGCCGTCAAGGACCGCATTGCGCGGCTCCAGGCCTTGCAGCAGGAACTGGAGCGCATGCTGGCACGCTGTGCTCACGGCACGATCTCGGACTGCAAGGTCATAGAGGTCCTGAGCAACCACGAGAACTGCATCCATGCAGATCATGGCGAAGGCTGCCACTCCATGCATCCGGGGCACGACGGCTGA
- the tnpA gene encoding IS66-like element accessory protein TnpA has protein sequence MTKRRKRRVWSDDEKRMICGQARVPGVSVSQVARRYDVNANLVFAWLRDPRFADADAADVARFLPVEIVAEVKAPKALPAVDGHIEIELAGGHRMRISGSYDPEALARLIRGLTA, from the coding sequence GTGACGAAGCGGCGGAAGCGTCGGGTCTGGTCTGACGACGAGAAGCGGATGATCTGCGGGCAGGCGCGTGTGCCCGGTGTGTCGGTGAGCCAGGTTGCGCGCCGGTATGACGTGAATGCCAATCTGGTCTTTGCCTGGCTGCGCGATCCGCGGTTTGCAGATGCCGACGCGGCCGATGTCGCGCGCTTTCTGCCGGTGGAGATCGTTGCGGAGGTGAAGGCGCCGAAGGCACTTCCTGCGGTCGATGGGCATATCGAGATCGAGCTGGCCGGTGGGCACCGGATGCGGATCAGCGGCAGCTATGATCCCGAGGCGCTCGCTCGGTTGATCCGGGGCCTGACGGCGTGA
- the tnpC gene encoding IS66 family transposase, with product MLDQTLTLPEDPEELRSFTARLLAEVKAQAILIEKLRHQLAGHRAHRFGASSETAEQLQLALETSEIAAAAMTARMKLPDIEEKDRPKRRPIPDHIPRMEVELAPGADACADCGGRLRRIGEDVTEELEYVPGRFIVNRIVRPRFACACCERFIQAPLPSRPIERGRPGPGLLAHVLVSKYADHLPLYRQSQIFDREGLDLDRSTLADWVGKTTALLEPIADAIGRHVLSAEAIFADDTPISMLAPGTGKTQTARLWTYARDERPWGGTAPPAAWYRFSGDRKGQHPKDHLARYRGWMHADGYAGFEDLYRSGAIREVACMAHVRRKFVDIHRSQGSPIAEEAIGRIAQLYAVEKEARGSPPDVRVALRKAHAAPVFDDLEVWLALQLTTISGKSPLAAAIRYALTRTERLRHYLGHGILELDNNAAERGMRAVALGRKNYLFVGSEAGGKAAAIAYTLIETAKLNAVDPHGWLADTLARIPDYKITKVDELLPWRWNG from the coding sequence ATGCTGGATCAGACCCTGACCTTGCCGGAAGACCCCGAGGAGTTGCGCAGCTTCACCGCGCGGCTTCTGGCCGAGGTCAAGGCGCAGGCAATCCTGATCGAGAAGCTTCGGCACCAGCTTGCAGGACACCGTGCGCACCGGTTCGGGGCCTCGTCCGAGACAGCGGAACAGCTCCAGCTGGCGCTGGAGACCAGCGAGATCGCCGCCGCAGCGATGACCGCCCGGATGAAGCTGCCCGACATCGAGGAGAAGGACAGACCGAAGCGTCGTCCGATCCCCGATCATATCCCCCGGATGGAGGTTGAACTGGCCCCCGGCGCCGATGCCTGTGCCGATTGCGGCGGCCGTCTGCGCCGGATCGGCGAGGATGTGACCGAAGAACTGGAATACGTGCCCGGCCGCTTCATTGTGAACCGGATCGTCCGCCCGCGCTTCGCATGCGCCTGCTGCGAACGGTTCATCCAGGCCCCGCTACCCTCGCGCCCCATCGAACGCGGCCGCCCTGGTCCGGGCCTGCTGGCCCATGTGCTGGTCAGCAAATACGCCGATCATCTTCCCTTGTATCGCCAGAGCCAGATCTTCGACCGCGAGGGGCTTGATCTGGATCGCTCCACGCTGGCTGACTGGGTCGGCAAGACCACCGCCTTACTGGAGCCCATTGCTGACGCCATCGGTCGCCATGTTCTGTCGGCTGAGGCGATCTTTGCCGATGACACGCCGATCAGCATGCTCGCCCCCGGCACCGGCAAGACCCAGACCGCAAGGCTCTGGACCTACGCCCGCGATGAACGGCCCTGGGGTGGCACTGCACCGCCAGCGGCGTGGTATAGGTTCTCCGGCGACCGCAAAGGCCAGCACCCCAAGGACCATCTCGCCCGCTACCGGGGGTGGATGCATGCCGATGGCTACGCCGGGTTCGAGGACCTCTACCGCTCTGGCGCCATCCGCGAGGTCGCCTGCATGGCCCATGTGCGGCGCAAGTTCGTCGACATCCACCGATCGCAGGGTTCCCCGATCGCCGAAGAGGCCATCGGCCGGATCGCGCAGCTCTACGCCGTCGAGAAAGAGGCCAGAGGGTCGCCGCCGGATGTCCGGGTCGCGCTTCGCAAGGCGCATGCAGCCCCGGTCTTCGACGACTTGGAGGTCTGGTTGGCCCTGCAACTCACAACGATCTCGGGCAAATCCCCGCTCGCGGCCGCCATCCGTTACGCGCTGACCCGCACGGAACGCCTGCGTCACTACCTCGGCCACGGCATCCTGGAGCTCGATAACAACGCGGCCGAACGAGGCATGCGTGCTGTCGCCCTGGGGCGGAAGAACTACCTCTTCGTCGGCTCCGAGGCAGGCGGCAAGGCCGCCGCAATCGCCTACACCCTGATCGAAACGGCCAAGCTCAATGCCGTCGATCCACACGGCTGGCTCGCCGACACCCTCGCCCGTATCCCAGACTACAAGATCACCAAGGTCGACGAACTGCTGCCTTGGCGCTGGAACGGGTAG